From the Lepus europaeus isolate LE1 chromosome 12, mLepTim1.pri, whole genome shotgun sequence genome, one window contains:
- the LOC133770910 gene encoding olfactory receptor 1L4-like — MANEVEGKMPGTLTGYPGGQHSLSETATPRGNQSHMTEFLLLGLTTDPKQQVWLFATFLAMYLVNVVGNSVIIAAIWGDVRLHTPMYFLLSNLSLVDICFTTVIVPQMLMNMLAQKKTILFPQCITQMYFFVAFGITDSFLLAAMAIDRYVAICNPLHYTSTMSPRRCLLLVVASWMVSHLHSLTHTILMARLSFCGPNIIHHFFCDVQPLLTLSCSDTSINELLAFTEGSFVIMSPFIFIIISYIHITRAVLRVPSGGGRYKVFSTCGSHLTVVALFYGTIISVYIRPSSTYSVTKDRVVTVIYTVVTPMLNPFIYSLRNKDMKQALRTLTRRTE, encoded by the coding sequence GACTGCAACGCCAAGAGGAAACCAGAGTCACATGACTGAATTCCTCCTTCTAGGACTGACTACTGACCCCAAACAACAGGTGTGGCTCTTTGCTACCTTCCTGGCCATGTACCTCGTCAATGTGGTTGGCAACTCAGTcatcattgcagccatatggggggaTGTTCGCCTCCACACTCCCAtgtacttcctcctttccaacctGTCCTTGGTTGACATCTGCTTTACTACTGTCATTGTGCCACAGATGTTAATGAACATGCTAGCACAGAAAAAGACCATCCTCTTTCCCCAGTGCATCACCCAGATGTATTTCTTTGTGGCCTTTGGAATCACTGACAGCTTCctcctggctgccatggccattgACCGCTACGTAGCCATCTGCAACCCACTACATTACACCTCGACGATGAGCCCCAGGCGCTGTCTCCTGCTGGTGGTAGCATCCTGGATGGTGTCCCACCTCCACTCACTCACCCACACAATTCTCATGGCCCGTCTCTCCTTCTGTGGGCCCAACATCATCCACCACTTCTTTTGTGATGTCCAGCCACTGCTAACGCTCTCCTGTTCTGATACCTCCATCAATGAGCTTTTGGCCTTCACGGAGGGTTCCTTTGTGATCATGAGTCCTTTTATCTTCATTATCATCTCTTACATCCACATAACGCGTGCTGTTCTCAGGGTTCCTTCAGGCGGAGGCAGGTACAAGGTCTTCTCCACCTGTGGGTCCCATCTCACAGTCGTGGCACTGTTCTATGGTACCATAATATCTGTATATATTCGCCCCTCATCCACCTACTCAGTGACAAAGGATCGTGTGGTCACCGTCATCTACACAGTAGTCACCCCTATGCTGAACCCTTTCATATACAGCCTTAGGAATAAAGACATGAAACAGGCCCTGAGAACGCTAACTAGGAGAACAGAGTAG